From one Acidobacteriota bacterium genomic stretch:
- the mfd gene encoding transcription-repair coupling factor — MVLPFVRELLAELEHTDAFERVRRHLSAGSGRRRVSGLTVTARALYLPYFVRAAEAPALIVVSDNKSAEALHAAALETCALTGALEPSQVLRLPSHDVLPFENLSPHPEIQETRASALWKICAHKARTPRLVIAPIESACMKLFDRGYYAALALDLRVGEEHLPEMLVEHLLSVGYTKVDVVEMPGQVTIRGGIIDVYSPEQDSPVRIDFFGDEIESIRRFDPETQRSSSSLDRALLLPLTETPVTEKLLGAINARLTRAGVAGAALEGGEEPVELQTHVATRTGEATVFPGWEFFAPVAGAKSTLLDLLGPSTRVFVEEPAMVKNQGERWWNKVEQRHERSGIGSLVRAEDIYLSPWELEDRLRRTTGCDLDQLGAVDVLDAERNELSEIEFSTRPTQRFHGSIPAMIEALQSLMRQEARILLTAPNQGEVERLAGLLQEYQVPYRLGSRTEQHGSSTVYSESSYLAGDLRTPVIVKTAIAAGVQILDQDKTTARQIVVFGAQDLSDEADVTARPVRRAKSKAAAFISDFRDLAVGDYVVHVEHGIARYMGLRVIEENGQPPLELMILEFADEAKLYVPLTRLDLIQKYRSTETGPAPVLNKLGSQGWQKTKARVKKAMADMAAELLKLYAQREATQGMPFSPDTNMQREFEDAFDFNETDDQLNAIADIKQDMESTQPMDRLLCGDVGYGKTEVAMRAAFKAVQDSKQVAVLTPTTVLSFQHYESFKRRFANFPVTVEMISRFRTPKEQKEILEKAAEGKIDILIGTHRILSKDLKFQDLGLLVVDEEQRFGVRHKERLKHMRTAIDVLSMSATPIPRTLHMSLIGLRDMSVIETPPKDRMAIQTIVAKFDEKLVRTAIEVELERGGQAYFVHNRVETIYDIAAKIRELVPQARIVVGHGQLPEAELERVMLAFMNHEYDVLVATSIIENGLDIPLANTIVINRADRHGLSELYQLRGRVGRSNRRAYAYLLIPPEQELTEIARRRLAALKEFSDLGAGFKIAALDLELRGAGNMLGGEQSGHIEAIGFEMYTSMLEEAVRKIKGEEDKPAHADTQVNLGISVRIDADYIPEENQRLRMYKKIAGAEDVSMLADVRAELKDRYGEPPESVENLLAAGEIRLMAQQLGVALIDRKRTQVEQNKVKTFVEMLHVKFAERDGAAQSNANSVDPGVLMKLVSRNTKRGAQFTPQGVLRWPLTSAKADVVLEETRALLDSLTNKSG; from the coding sequence ATGGTTTTACCGTTCGTCCGCGAACTGCTTGCGGAGTTGGAGCATACTGATGCTTTTGAGCGTGTACGGCGTCATCTGAGCGCCGGATCGGGGCGTCGTCGTGTCTCCGGGCTGACGGTGACGGCTCGCGCACTGTATCTGCCGTACTTCGTGCGCGCGGCCGAGGCCCCGGCGCTGATCGTTGTTTCGGACAACAAATCGGCAGAGGCGCTTCATGCGGCGGCGCTCGAGACGTGCGCGTTGACGGGCGCGCTTGAACCGTCGCAGGTGCTGCGCCTTCCCTCGCATGACGTACTTCCATTTGAAAATCTTTCGCCGCACCCGGAGATTCAGGAGACGCGCGCGTCGGCTCTGTGGAAGATATGCGCGCACAAGGCGCGAACGCCGCGGCTGGTGATCGCTCCCATCGAATCGGCCTGCATGAAGCTCTTCGATCGCGGCTACTATGCCGCGCTTGCGCTCGACCTGCGCGTGGGCGAGGAGCATCTGCCGGAGATGCTGGTGGAGCATCTGCTCTCCGTCGGCTATACGAAGGTCGATGTTGTGGAGATGCCAGGCCAGGTGACGATTCGCGGCGGCATCATCGATGTGTACTCGCCGGAGCAGGACAGCCCGGTGCGTATCGATTTCTTTGGCGATGAGATTGAGTCGATTCGCCGGTTCGATCCGGAGACGCAGCGAAGCAGCTCTTCGTTGGATCGCGCGCTGCTGCTGCCGCTGACCGAAACTCCTGTGACGGAGAAGCTGCTTGGCGCGATCAATGCGCGGCTTACACGTGCTGGTGTTGCAGGCGCCGCACTTGAGGGTGGCGAGGAGCCGGTGGAGTTGCAGACGCACGTTGCTACGCGTACGGGTGAGGCAACAGTATTCCCCGGCTGGGAGTTTTTCGCGCCGGTTGCGGGCGCGAAGAGCACCCTGCTCGATTTGCTGGGTCCGTCGACGCGCGTCTTCGTCGAAGAGCCGGCGATGGTGAAGAACCAGGGCGAGCGCTGGTGGAACAAGGTGGAGCAGAGGCACGAGCGCTCGGGCATCGGCTCGCTGGTGCGCGCGGAGGACATCTATCTGTCGCCGTGGGAGCTTGAGGACCGGCTGCGCCGCACGACGGGCTGCGACCTTGACCAGCTAGGCGCAGTGGATGTTCTCGATGCCGAGCGCAACGAGCTTTCAGAGATCGAGTTTTCGACGCGGCCCACGCAGCGTTTTCATGGTTCGATCCCGGCGATGATCGAAGCCTTGCAGTCTTTGATGCGGCAGGAGGCACGCATTCTGCTGACCGCGCCGAACCAGGGTGAGGTGGAGCGGCTGGCCGGACTGTTGCAGGAGTATCAGGTACCGTATCGCCTGGGGTCGCGCACGGAGCAGCATGGCTCGTCGACGGTGTACTCGGAGTCGAGCTATCTGGCGGGTGACCTGCGCACGCCGGTGATCGTCAAGACGGCGATTGCGGCGGGCGTGCAGATACTCGACCAGGACAAGACGACGGCGCGGCAGATTGTCGTCTTCGGCGCACAGGACCTCTCGGACGAAGCCGACGTCACGGCGCGTCCGGTGCGGCGAGCGAAGTCGAAGGCGGCGGCGTTCATCTCCGACTTTCGCGACCTCGCAGTCGGCGACTACGTCGTGCATGTGGAGCACGGCATCGCGCGCTACATGGGGCTGCGCGTGATCGAGGAGAACGGTCAGCCTCCGCTCGAGCTGATGATCCTGGAGTTCGCCGACGAGGCGAAGCTGTATGTTCCGCTGACGCGGCTCGACCTGATCCAGAAGTATCGCTCAACCGAGACGGGCCCCGCGCCTGTGTTGAACAAGCTCGGCTCGCAGGGATGGCAGAAGACCAAGGCGCGCGTAAAGAAGGCGATGGCCGACATGGCCGCGGAGCTGCTGAAGCTCTATGCCCAGCGCGAGGCCACGCAGGGCATGCCCTTTTCGCCCGACACCAACATGCAGCGCGAGTTTGAGGACGCTTTCGACTTCAACGAGACCGACGACCAGTTGAACGCCATCGCCGACATCAAGCAGGACATGGAGTCGACGCAGCCGATGGACCGCCTGCTGTGCGGTGACGTGGGCTACGGCAAGACCGAGGTCGCCATGCGCGCGGCCTTCAAGGCAGTGCAGGACTCGAAGCAAGTGGCGGTGCTGACGCCGACGACGGTGCTCAGCTTTCAACACTACGAGAGCTTCAAGCGCCGATTCGCGAACTTCCCGGTCACGGTCGAGATGATTTCGCGCTTTAGGACTCCAAAGGAGCAGAAGGAGATTCTGGAGAAGGCCGCCGAGGGCAAGATCGACATCCTGATCGGCACACACCGCATCCTGTCGAAGGACCTGAAGTTTCAGGACCTCGGCCTGCTGGTGGTCGACGAGGAGCAGCGCTTCGGCGTGCGCCATAAGGAGCGGCTGAAGCACATGCGCACGGCCATCGATGTGTTGAGCATGTCGGCGACGCCGATTCCGCGCACACTGCATATGTCGCTGATCGGGTTGAGGGACATGAGCGTTATCGAGACGCCGCCGAAGGACCGCATGGCGATCCAGACCATCGTCGCGAAGTTCGACGAGAAGCTGGTGCGCACGGCCATCGAGGTGGAGCTGGAGCGCGGCGGGCAGGCGTACTTCGTGCACAACCGCGTGGAGACGATCTACGACATCGCCGCGAAGATACGAGAACTGGTGCCGCAGGCGCGCATCGTCGTGGGCCACGGACAGTTGCCGGAGGCGGAGCTGGAGCGCGTGATGCTCGCCTTTATGAATCACGAGTACGACGTGCTGGTGGCGACATCGATCATCGAGAACGGGCTAGACATTCCGCTTGCGAACACGATCGTCATCAACCGCGCAGATCGCCACGGATTGAGCGAACTTTATCAGTTGCGCGGTCGTGTGGGGCGCTCGAACCGCCGCGCGTATGCGTATCTGCTGATTCCGCCGGAGCAGGAGCTGACGGAGATTGCGCGCCGCCGCCTTGCGGCATTGAAGGAGTTCTCGGACCTTGGCGCAGGTTTCAAGATCGCAGCGCTCGATCTGGAGCTGCGCGGTGCAGGCAACATGCTCGGCGGCGAGCAGTCGGGACACATCGAAGCCATCGGCTTCGAGATGTACACGTCGATGCTCGAAGAGGCTGTGCGCAAGATCAAGGGCGAAGAGGACAAGCCCGCGCACGCCGATACGCAGGTCAACCTGGGCATCAGCGTGCGTATCGACGCGGACTACATCCCGGAGGAGAACCAGCGTCTGCGGATGTACAAGAAGATTGCCGGCGCGGAGGACGTGTCGATGCTGGCCGATGTGCGGGCAGAACTCAAGGATCGCTACGGAGAGCCGCCTGAGTCCGTCGAGAACCTGCTTGCGGCAGGCGAGATTCGTCTGATGGCACAGCAGCTTGGCGTCGCACTGATCGACCGCAAGCGCACGCAGGTCGAGCAGAACAAGGTGAAGACCTTCGTCGAGATGCTGCATGTGAAGTTCGCGGAGCGCGACGGCGCGGCGCAGAGCAATGCCAACAGCGTCGATCCCGGCGTGTTGATGAAGCTGGTGAGCCGCAACACGAAACGCGGCGCGCAGTTTACGCCGCAGGGCGTGTTGCGCTGGCCGTTGACGAGTGCGAAGGCGGACGTTGTCCTGGAAGAGACGCGAGCGCTACTCGATTCGCTGACAAACAAAAGTGGTTGA
- a CDS encoding cupin domain-containing protein, whose product MHETIRVGEMSVTFLKTRHETGGALEMYEVTLPPVVSVVVPHIHRDYDEIVLGMNGITTWTLDGEVIELHPGGRIMIPRGTPHFFANLHETTARMVCLQTPGMMGPEYFREIAQHFNADVPDVAAIGEVMNRYGVTPITR is encoded by the coding sequence ATGCATGAGACGATCCGGGTCGGCGAGATGAGCGTGACTTTTCTGAAGACGCGCCACGAGACCGGCGGCGCGCTTGAGATGTATGAGGTCACGCTGCCTCCTGTCGTCAGCGTTGTTGTGCCGCATATCCACCGCGACTACGACGAGATCGTCCTCGGCATGAACGGCATCACGACGTGGACGCTGGACGGCGAGGTCATCGAGCTGCATCCGGGCGGCCGCATCATGATTCCGCGCGGCACGCCGCACTTCTTCGCCAACCTGCACGAGACGACAGCCCGCATGGTGTGCCTGCAAACTCCAGGCATGATGGGGCCCGAATACTTCCGCGAGATCGCGCAACACTTCAATGCAGACGTGCCCGACGTCGCGGCGATCGGCGAGGTGATGAACCGCTACGGTGTAACGCCGATCACGCGGTAA
- a CDS encoding DUF885 domain-containing protein translates to MLTSASAQRVSADGGNQTFTFLADQYFNDVLFHFSPTLGTQMGLHQYDNELENYSAGTVEKQVVALKVYEKKIAAIDSSAMDAPVASDQAILLNSIRSQLLSLEVIRNWEKSPDNYSSGVTNSIFVLMERPFAPPNARLRSVVEREKQIPRVFVEARKNLKNPPRIFTEIALEQIDGLVSFFEKDVPAAFAEADDTKAKAEFAASNAAVINALKEYGAWMKTDLLPRSNGDYRLGAETFAKKLSYDEMVDVPLPRLLDIAMADLHRNQQEFARIAKEVDPSKTPLEVLAELATIHPAPDKLLDTFHGTFDSLIAYIRAHKIITIPSDVQPVLEETPPFMRATTFASMDPPGPFETRSTKAYFNVTLPEKGWSQEHVAGHMASFNVGTIISTSIHEAYPGHYVQFLFQNQFPSKVRKIVWANSNIEGWAHYTEEMMLDEGYAAAPPNATPAQVREARLIKLGQLQDALLRDARFVNSIKLHTGLGEPGGKWTIDQAVDFFVKEGYQSRSVGLVETKRGTADATYLYYTLGKLEIMKLREDVKKKQGAAFSLQQFHDDFMRQGFAPVKVIRKAMLHDDSPVL, encoded by the coding sequence ATGCTGACATCTGCATCTGCGCAACGAGTCTCTGCCGACGGCGGCAACCAGACCTTCACCTTTCTCGCGGACCAGTATTTCAACGACGTGCTCTTCCACTTCTCGCCCACGCTGGGAACGCAGATGGGGCTACACCAGTACGACAACGAGTTGGAAAACTACTCCGCCGGTACGGTTGAAAAGCAGGTGGTCGCGCTGAAGGTTTACGAGAAAAAGATCGCTGCGATCGATTCGTCAGCGATGGACGCGCCAGTCGCCTCCGACCAGGCGATCCTGCTTAACAGCATCCGCTCGCAGTTGCTTTCGCTTGAGGTGATCCGCAATTGGGAGAAGAGCCCCGACAACTATTCGAGCGGCGTTACCAACTCGATCTTCGTGCTGATGGAGCGGCCATTCGCTCCGCCGAATGCTCGTCTGCGCTCCGTCGTGGAACGCGAGAAGCAGATCCCGCGGGTCTTCGTGGAGGCGCGGAAGAACCTGAAGAACCCGCCGCGCATCTTTACCGAGATTGCACTCGAGCAGATCGACGGCCTGGTGAGCTTCTTCGAGAAGGACGTTCCGGCTGCCTTCGCCGAGGCCGACGATACGAAGGCAAAGGCAGAGTTTGCGGCGTCGAATGCAGCGGTCATCAACGCGTTGAAAGAATATGGCGCGTGGATGAAGACCGACCTGCTGCCGCGCTCGAACGGCGACTATAGGCTGGGAGCGGAGACGTTCGCGAAGAAGCTCAGCTACGACGAGATGGTCGATGTTCCGCTGCCGCGTCTTCTCGATATCGCGATGGCCGACCTGCACCGCAACCAGCAGGAGTTCGCGCGCATCGCGAAGGAGGTCGATCCATCGAAGACGCCGCTAGAGGTGCTGGCCGAGCTGGCGACCATTCATCCCGCGCCGGACAAACTTCTCGACACCTTTCACGGCACCTTCGACTCCCTGATTGCCTACATACGCGCGCACAAGATCATCACGATCCCCAGCGACGTGCAGCCGGTGCTCGAGGAGACGCCGCCCTTCATGCGCGCAACGACCTTCGCTTCGATGGACCCTCCGGGGCCGTTCGAGACGCGATCGACGAAGGCGTACTTCAACGTCACACTACCGGAAAAAGGCTGGTCGCAGGAGCATGTTGCCGGGCACATGGCAAGCTTCAACGTGGGAACCATCATCTCGACCAGCATTCACGAGGCCTATCCCGGCCACTATGTGCAGTTCCTCTTTCAGAACCAGTTTCCGTCGAAGGTGAGGAAGATCGTTTGGGCGAACTCGAACATCGAGGGTTGGGCGCACTACACCGAGGAGATGATGCTCGACGAGGGCTACGCCGCCGCGCCTCCGAACGCCACGCCGGCGCAGGTGCGCGAGGCGAGACTCATTAAACTTGGCCAATTGCAGGACGCTCTTCTGCGCGACGCGCGCTTCGTCAACTCGATCAAGCTGCACACGGGGCTGGGTGAACCGGGCGGCAAGTGGACGATCGATCAGGCGGTCGACTTCTTTGTGAAGGAAGGCTACCAGTCACGCTCGGTGGGGCTGGTCGAAACCAAGCGCGGCACCGCCGACGCGACGTATCTCTACTACACGCTGGGCAAGCTGGAGATCATGAAGCTGCGCGAAGACGTGAAGAAGAAGCAGGGCGCGGCCTTCAGCCTGCAACAGTTCCACGACGACTTCATGCGCCAGGGCTTTGCGCCGGTCAAGGTCATCCGCAAGGCGATGCTGCACGACGATTCGCCTGTGCTGTAG
- a CDS encoding zinc ribbon domain-containing protein: protein MPLYEYECTNCHKRTEKIQKFSDPEITECPHCKGHLERVLSAPAVSFKGGGWYADGYGNAKPKSSGDSSGSAASPSAKSETTSTAPAAPAASSPAPAAASASSAASSGK, encoded by the coding sequence ATGCCGCTTTACGAATACGAATGCACCAACTGCCACAAACGCACGGAAAAGATACAGAAGTTCTCAGACCCTGAGATTACCGAGTGCCCGCACTGCAAAGGCCACCTGGAGCGCGTGCTCTCGGCGCCAGCTGTCTCCTTCAAGGGCGGTGGATGGTATGCGGACGGCTATGGCAACGCCAAACCTAAGTCATCCGGCGACTCGAGCGGCAGTGCGGCTTCGCCGTCGGCAAAATCCGAGACGACGAGCACCGCTCCCGCTGCGCCAGCGGCTTCCTCACCCGCACCCGCTGCGGCATCAGCCTCCTCCGCCGCTTCGTCCGGCAAATAG
- a CDS encoding type II toxin-antitoxin system VapC family toxin, whose product MGDDHARKGKPLTHYFIDSSALVKLFVAEAGSESIVQLVTEVDDQRKQVSALALIEVRSAIRRRQRAGDISDADADSSIAALVGESQRLLEHPVTAAIVEHASALVDRQDLRALDSLQLASAIVARDSMRGDDRLQFVTSDQKLLKAAQSEGFDVWDPQADT is encoded by the coding sequence ATCGGCGACGATCATGCGCGAAAGGGGAAGCCTCTGACGCATTACTTCATCGACTCCAGCGCCCTCGTCAAGCTCTTTGTCGCCGAGGCCGGCTCGGAGTCCATCGTTCAACTTGTGACCGAGGTCGACGATCAGAGGAAGCAGGTCTCTGCGCTTGCCTTGATCGAAGTGAGGTCAGCCATACGGCGGCGTCAGCGGGCGGGAGATATCTCGGATGCTGACGCCGATTCTTCGATTGCAGCCTTGGTTGGCGAGTCCCAGCGCCTCCTCGAGCACCCGGTCACGGCAGCGATCGTGGAACATGCGTCCGCCCTGGTTGATCGTCAAGACCTTCGCGCTCTGGACTCTCTCCAGCTCGCCTCCGCGATCGTCGCAAGAGACTCCATGCGCGGGGATGACAGGCTTCAGTTTGTCACTTCGGACCAGAAGCTCCTCAAGGCCGCGCAGTCAGAGGGCTTCGACGTATGGGACCCGCAGGCCGATACTTAG
- a CDS encoding phosphoglycerate dehydrogenase, translated as MKIVLAEKVSPATAAIFQQEPGWQIVTADQIKNGLAAELADADALVVRSAVQADAKLLESAPKLRVIGRAGVGVDNIDTDAATRKGIVVMNTPGANAIAVAELTLGLMVALARSIPRATATMHAGKWEKKSLQGQELRGKTFGIVGLGRIGLEVARRARSFGMELIGYDPFIAPVIARENDVTLVPIDEIFRRSDYLTLHVGLTPQTEGLINATSLAIMKKGVRIINCARGELIVEQALADALKSGHVGGAALDVFHQEPLKDSPFFGLDNVILSPHIAGSTDEAQEAIGIQLARQVRDYLKLGVVQNAVNVPSLTHEEYTEIAPYIEMADRLGQFLSHATPGNLENIQISYSGRLAAGKTDLVRNAALAGVFADSDGGSTANRINAASVAEERGIRVQEDKKEFTTGGAGSVLKMILHSSEGDASASATVLHGTSPRLLTYDGIDIEAPLTGTLVAIRNHDVPGVIGRIGTILGDNSVNIANFALGRANDPAREAKSQRVPQGQALAVVQIDVPNAAAANAAIEALRKVEAIASVRLIELGKL; from the coding sequence ATGAAGATCGTTCTCGCTGAAAAAGTCTCCCCCGCCACAGCCGCCATCTTCCAGCAGGAGCCCGGCTGGCAGATCGTTACCGCCGACCAGATTAAGAACGGCCTCGCCGCCGAACTTGCCGACGCCGACGCTCTCGTCGTGCGCTCCGCCGTCCAGGCCGACGCCAAGCTGCTTGAGTCCGCGCCAAAGCTTCGCGTCATCGGTCGCGCCGGCGTGGGCGTCGACAACATCGACACCGACGCGGCTACCCGCAAGGGTATCGTGGTGATGAACACACCCGGAGCCAACGCCATCGCCGTGGCCGAGCTGACGCTGGGCCTGATGGTGGCGCTCGCGCGTTCCATTCCACGCGCCACCGCGACCATGCATGCCGGCAAATGGGAGAAAAAATCGCTGCAAGGACAGGAGCTTCGCGGCAAGACCTTCGGCATCGTGGGCCTGGGCCGCATCGGCCTCGAGGTCGCGCGCCGCGCGCGCAGCTTCGGCATGGAGCTGATCGGCTACGACCCCTTCATCGCGCCTGTGATCGCGCGCGAGAACGACGTCACGCTCGTGCCGATCGACGAGATCTTCCGCCGCTCGGATTATCTAACGTTGCACGTCGGCCTGACGCCGCAGACCGAGGGCCTGATCAACGCCACCTCGCTGGCCATCATGAAGAAGGGCGTGCGCATCATCAACTGCGCGCGCGGCGAGCTGATCGTCGAACAAGCGCTTGCCGACGCGCTGAAGTCCGGCCACGTGGGCGGCGCCGCGCTCGACGTCTTTCACCAGGAGCCGCTTAAGGACTCGCCCTTCTTCGGGCTCGACAACGTCATCCTCTCACCGCACATTGCGGGCTCCACCGATGAGGCGCAGGAGGCCATCGGCATCCAGCTTGCGCGCCAGGTGCGCGACTACCTGAAGCTCGGCGTGGTGCAGAACGCCGTCAATGTGCCCTCGCTCACGCACGAGGAGTACACCGAGATCGCGCCCTACATCGAGATGGCCGACCGTCTCGGGCAGTTCCTCTCGCACGCCACGCCGGGTAATCTTGAGAACATTCAGATCAGCTACTCCGGCCGCCTTGCTGCGGGCAAGACGGACCTCGTTCGCAACGCCGCGCTGGCCGGCGTCTTCGCCGACTCCGACGGCGGCAGCACCGCCAACCGCATCAACGCCGCTTCGGTCGCGGAAGAGCGCGGCATCCGCGTGCAGGAAGACAAGAAGGAGTTCACCACCGGCGGCGCGGGCTCTGTACTCAAGATGATCCTGCACTCCTCCGAGGGCGATGCCTCGGCGTCAGCGACGGTGCTACACGGCACCTCGCCACGCCTGCTGACCTATGACGGCATCGACATCGAGGCGCCGCTCACGGGAACGCTGGTCGCCATCCGCAATCACGACGTGCCCGGAGTGATCGGCCGCATCGGAACGATCCTGGGCGACAACTCGGTGAACATCGCCAACTTCGCCCTGGGCCGCGCCAACGACCCCGCACGCGAAGCAAAATCGCAGCGCGTACCGCAGGGCCAGGCGCTCGCCGTCGTACAGATCGACGTGCCCAACGCGGCAGCCGCCAACGCAGCCATCGAGGCGCTGCGCAAGGTCGAGGCCATCGCCAGCGTTCGCCTGATTGAGCTTGGGAAGCTGTAA